One Mastacembelus armatus chromosome 10, fMasArm1.2, whole genome shotgun sequence DNA window includes the following coding sequences:
- the thoc3 gene encoding THO complex subunit 3, with protein MASQYYQDMQESFKNNNKSREFPAHTAKVHSVAWSCDGRRLASGSFDKTASVFVLEKDRLVKENNYRGHGDSVDQLCWHPTNPDLFVTASGDKTIRIWDVRTTKCIATVNTKGENINICWSPDGQTIAVGNKDDVVTFIDAKTHRSKAEEQFKFEVNEISWNNDNDMFFLTNGNGCINILSYPELKPIQSINAHPSNCICIKFDPTGKYFATGSADALVSLWDVEELVCVRCFSRLDWPVRTLSFSHDGKMLASASEDHFIDIAEVETGEKLWEVQCDSPTFTVAWHPKRPLLAYACDDKEGKYDNNREAGTVKLFGLPNDS; from the exons ATGGCGTCGCAGTATTACCAGGACATGCAGGAGAGCttcaaaaataacaacaaaagtCGTGAATTCCCGGCTCACACGGCCAAAGTCCACTCGGTGGCTTGGAGCTGTGATGGCAGGAGACTCGCCTCCGGGTCTTTCGACAAAACAGCGAGTGTTTTCGTCCTGGAGAAGGATCGTTTG GTGAAAGAGAACAACTACAGAGGTCACGGCGACAGCGTCGATCAGCTCTGCTGGCATCCGACCAACCCAGATTTGTTTGTCACAGCGTCAGGAGACAAGACCATCCGCATCTGGGACGTCCGTACCACCAAATGCATCGCCACTGTCAATACGAAAG gGGAGAACATCAACATCTGCTGGAGCCCTGATGGTCAGACTATCGCTGTCGGGAACAAAGATGATGTGGTGACCTTCATCGACGCCAAGACTCATCGCTCCAAGGCAGAGGAGCAGTTTAAATTTGAAGTGAATGAGATCTCCTGGAACAACGACAATGACATGTTCTTCCTCACGAATGGCAACGGCTGCATCAATATTCTGAG TTACCCAGAGCTGAAGCCCATTCAGTCCATCAACGCTCACCCGTCCAACTGCATCTGCATCAAGTTCGACCCCACAGGAAAATACTTTGCCACGGGGAGTGCGGACGCCCTGGTCAGCCTGTGGGATGTGGAGGAGCTGGTGTGTGTCCGCTGCTTCTCCAG GCTGGACTGGCCGGTCAGGACTCTGAGCTTCAGCCATGATGGCAAGATGTTGGCTTCAGCCTCGGAGGATCACTTCATAGACATCGCAGAGGTGGAAACAG GAGAGAAGCTGTGGGAGGTTCAGTGTGATTCTCCAACATTTACTGTCGCCTGGCACCCAAAAAGGCCACTGCTGGCTTATGCCTGCGATGACAAGGAGGGCAAGTATGACAACAACCGAGAGGCGGGCACCGTCAAACTGTTCGGCCTCCCCAATGACTCCTGA
- the shtn3 gene encoding shootin-1, with protein sequence MLPCSSSAQMEGCGEDRDAHMQTECSRLTEERDEAERQLKHIKRVSQMVIEEVSVLQTQLEIEKSCRENAEALATKLNCENRKLKYLSMSSRPCLDELLPSISDCIVLEADADADADADADAADGSPDTFTQYQQQVKELRETVNSLLEEKKNFICQIHDQQRRIEELTIQSEKDQAQMKELHETVEQQSKTIKRFNRVSMMATQEYEGMKEQLDLEQSLRVKAETYAHEMLVKQKEANRQSMLLLQSAEPSVQLLKALEDVAAITKTLEEERLQHQQKVQSLEAQLEQSSVKKQLEELQRQLELLEVEKKEVEGRLEQEEKKNKELENRVHELQENQKKITVTTSAAPPPPQPGVAPPPAPLPQPPPPPPPPPPPPPPPPPSRCNPLSSLIAIMRKSSKGSKASVKAEQPPVAEGVDDVKVKAVNEMMERIKHGVVLRPVKSQDSKRIAVKQPPSCEEKQQESAMDELKGILDTVKRSPSRGSQESGPSPPGKKDSELEVILRRRRNKAGDAGSGDEREGQISHVSSSDSLNGRCTSNDSSKDPERPGGPRMNQERRGSGPGPVVARRKSSDTGGEPRVGSWQERRSCSSLSEKDTAESPISNGCSVGEDNPAVMETCVQSNGVDDAGEDAHATVCVDPVNGSGDAEC encoded by the exons ATGCTTCCCTGCTCATCATCAGCGCAGATGGAGGGATGCGGAGAGGACAGGGACGCGCACATGCAAACAGAG TGCAGCAGACTGACGGAGGAGCGAgacgaggcagagagacagctCAAACACATCAAGAGAG TGTCTCAGATGGTGATTGAGGAGGTGAGTGTTCTGCAGACTCAGCTGGAGATCGAAAAGTCATGTCGGGAGAACGCAGAGGCCCTGGCCACaaag CTGAACTGTGAGAACAGGAAGTTGAAGTACCTGAGCATGTCGTCTCGGCCATGTCTGGACGAGCTGCTTCCCAGCATCTCAGACTGCATCGTGCTGGAGGCAGACGCAGACGCAGACGCAGACGCAGACGCAGACGCTGCTGACGGCAGCCCGGACACCTTCACACAGTATCAGCAACAGGTGAAAG AGCTGAGGGAGACGGTGAACAGCTTGttggaggagaagaagaatttCATCTGTCAGATTCATGACCAGCAGAGACGGATAGAAGAGCTGACTATACAG TCGGAGAAAGATCAGGCCCAGATGAAGGAGCTTCATGAAACTGTTGAGCAACAAAGCAAAACCATCAAGAGATTTAACAGAG tGTCCATGATGGCGACTCAGGAGTACGAGGGCATGAAGGAGCAGCTGGACTTGGAGCAGAGCCTGAGAGTTAAAGCTGAGACTTATGCACACGAG ATGCTGGTGAAGCAGAAGGAGGCCAACAGGCAGagcatgctgctgctgcagagcgCTGAGCCCAGCGTTCAGCTGCTCAAAGCCCTGGAGGACGTCGCTGCCATCACCAAAACCCTGGAGGAGGAGCGTCTGCAGCATCAGCAGAAG gtgcAGAGCCTGGAGGCCCAGCTGGAGCAGAGCTCTGTGAAGaaacagctggaggagctgcagaggcagctggagctgctggaggtggagaagaaggaggtggagggacgtctggagcaggaggagaagaagaacaagGAGCTGGAGAACAGAG TCCACGAGCTCCAGGAAAACCAGAAAAAGATCACAGTGACGACCAGCGCTGCGCCCCCTCCCCCTCAACCTGGGGTGGCACCACCTCCCGCTCCTCTTCCACAGCcgcctcctccccctcctccacccccaccgccccctcccccacctccacccTCGAGGTGCAACCCCCTCAG ctcCCTCATAGCCATCATGAGAAAATCCTCCAAAGGGTCCAAAGCCTCAGTGAAGGCAGAGCAGCCTCCAG ttGCTGAGGGCGTGGACGATGTGAAGGTGAAGGCAGTGAACGAGATGATGGAGAGGATCAAACATGGTGTCGTCCTGCGGCCTGTGAAGAGTCAGGACAGCAAG AGAATAGCAGTGAAA CAGCCTCCATCGTGTgaggagaagcagcaggagAGCGCCATGGACGAACTGAAAGGCATCCTG GACACGGTGAAGAGGAGCCCCAGCCGAGGGTCTCAGGAGTCGGGGCCGTCGCCACCAGGGAAGAAGGACAGCGAGCTGGAGGTCATCCTGAGACGCAGACGCAACAAGGCGGGAGATGCTGGTTCTGGAG ACGAGAGGGAGGGCCAGATCAGCCATGTCTCCTCGTCCGACAGTCTGAATGGGAGGTGCACCAGCAACGACTCAAGCAAGGATCCAGAAAGACCGGGGGGACCCAGGATGAACCAGGAGAGGCGTGGGTCAGGGCCCGGACCTGTCGTGGCCAGGAGGAAAAGCTCCGACACAGGCGGAGAACCTAGAGTGGGCTCCTGGCAGGAGCGAAGGTCCTGCAGCTCTCTGTCGGAGAAGGACACGGCCGAGTCTCCCATCAGCAACGGCTGCAG CGTTGGGGAGGACAATCCAGCTGTGATGGAGACGTGTGTCCAGTCAAACGGAGTCGACGACGCCGGTGAGGACGCTCATGCTACTGTCTGTGTAGACCCGGTCAACGGCAGCGGCGACGCCGAGTGCTAG
- the gm2a gene encoding ganglioside GM2 activator produces the protein MEKCSVWTVSLVLATLLAPVDQTTFRRTRVKGTQILGFDWKNCGKPDAPAVLKTLTVSPDPITIPGDLTASASGSTSVELATPVPLSVTLEKEVADIWVKIPCLDELGSCHYQDVCDILNQLIPPGQDCPEPLHTYGLPCHCPFKAGSYSLPKSDFYLPDMDLPSWLTNGNYRVQGVLGSQGKELGCLKIAFSLHSS, from the exons ATGGAGAAATGCTCCGTGTGGACCGTGAGTCTGGTCTTAGCGACGCTTCTGGCTCCGGTGGACCAGACCACCTTCAGGCGGACCAGGGTCAAGGGGACTCAG ATTTTGGGTTTTGACTGGAAGAACTGTGGAAAACCAGATGCTCCAGCTGTGCTGAAGACTCTGACTGTCTCCCCAGACCCGATCACCATCCCCGGGGACCTGACGGCCTCGGCCTCTGGATCCACATCAGTCGAGCTGGCGACTCCTGTGCCT ctcagcgTGACTCTGGAGAAGGAGGTGGCAGATATCTGGGTGAAGATCCCCTGTTTGGACGAGCTGGGCAGCTGCCACTATCAGGACGTCTGTGATATTCTGAACCAGCTGATCCCACCGGGGCAGGACTGTCCCGAACCGCTGCACACCTACGGACTGCCCTGCCACTGCCCCTTCAAAGCT GGTTCCTACTCTCTGCCTAAGTCGGACTTCTACCTGCCAGATATGGATCTGCCCTCCTGGCTGACTAACGGGAACTACCGGGTCCAGGGGGTCCTGGGAAGCCAGGGGAAGGAGCTGGGCTGCCTCAAAATCGCTTTTTCCCTCCACTCCAGTTAA